Genomic segment of Mucilaginibacter sabulilitoris:
AACTTGATACTGTTAAAGACAGGAAACTGCTTAAAGGTAAAAAAAATGGGCGTACTCCAACATCCCAAAATGGGAAGGTTCAAAATGATACTACTAAAAAAGATGGCAGCCTGCAATCGGAAGTAAAGGCTGTTGCCGAAGATTCTACCCGTAATGATTTTGATCACGATATTTTATACCTGTACGGGCGGGCACGTGTAACTTATGAGGATTTTGAGCTTGATGCCGATTATATTAAGGTTGATCAGAAAAACCACGTAATATTTGCCCGGGGAAGTATTGACCCGCGAACCAAACGTTATATTGGCCGACCTATTTCAAAGCAAAAGAGCGAAAAGCCGGTATCGTCCGATTCACTTTTGTTTAACTATGAAACAAAAAAAGGTAAGTTATACAACCCGGCATCTGAACAGGACGGTAATTTCATATCTGGCGGACAGGCAAAAAAACTGAATGAAACGGAAGTGGCTTACCGTAATGTGATATTCAGTACCTGCGATCTGCCGTATCCTGAAACGCACTTTGGTATTGTGATAACCCGTGGCATTGGTGAAAAAAACAGAATTATTTCCGGCCCGGCATATTTGGAAATTGAGGGCATACCCTTGCCGCTGGCTATACCATTCGGTTTTTTTCCAAAACCTAATTCACGTACTTCGGGGGTAATACTACCTACCTTTGGTGAAGATCAGCAGCTGGGTTTTAAGCTGTCGAACTTTGGTTATTACCTTGGTTTCAATGATTATATTGACCTTACCACCACAGCTACTGTTTATTCCAAAGGATCTTATGAGTTAAATAGCGTAATGCGTTATTTAAAGCGATATAAATACACCGGGAATCTTGCACTTAGCTTCGGTTCACATAATTACGGTTTGCCGGGCGATCCCTCGGTTAAAGACATACACATCGACTGGACACATTCACAGGATGCCAATGCCAACCCAGGTTCTACGTTTAGTGCATCAGTAAATGCCGGTACACAAGGCTTTTTCAGAAACAGCCCCTCATTTTCAAATTACAACCCGAATACTATAGCGCAAAGCAGTTTGCGTTCAAGTATTTCATATAGTAAAACCTGGGCGGGTACGCCTTTTAACATGAGTGTAGGTTTGTCACATAGCCAGGATATAGCACAAAAAACCATTACCATTGAGCTGCCAACCGTGGCATTTGGTATGTCGTCAATAAACCCGTTCGATTCCAAAGACCGGGTTGGCGAACAAAAATGGTATCAGAAAATCACGGTTAGTTATAACATGACCGCCACAAATAAGGTGAATAATATTCCAGAGGCTGAATTATTTAAAAGCGAAACATTATCAAAACGTCTGCAAAATGGTTTCCAGCACCAGATACCGGTAAGTTTAGGTTTAAATGTGCTTAAATACTTCCAGTTTAACAGCAGTGTCAATTATACCGAACGTTGGTATTTTCAAAGTATAAATAAAAGATTTGAACGGGGGAGTATAAGTAATGGTGATCAGCTGATAGTAGATACTATTCCCGGGTTCAAACGTGCTGGTGAGTACAGCTTAAGTACCGGTTTATCAACCAAGTTATACGGACAAATAAACTTTAAGCATGGTAATTTAAAGGCCATCAGGCACGTAGCAACTCCCTCCATCAGTTTTGGTTACCGTCCTGATTTTT
This window contains:
- a CDS encoding putative LPS assembly protein LptD; translation: MNVLIAESKGTHKGYYSRTVIDTIIKLDTVKDRKLLKGKKNGRTPTSQNGKVQNDTTKKDGSLQSEVKAVAEDSTRNDFDHDILYLYGRARVTYEDFELDADYIKVDQKNHVIFARGSIDPRTKRYIGRPISKQKSEKPVSSDSLLFNYETKKGKLYNPASEQDGNFISGGQAKKLNETEVAYRNVIFSTCDLPYPETHFGIVITRGIGEKNRIISGPAYLEIEGIPLPLAIPFGFFPKPNSRTSGVILPTFGEDQQLGFKLSNFGYYLGFNDYIDLTTTATVYSKGSYELNSVMRYLKRYKYTGNLALSFGSHNYGLPGDPSVKDIHIDWTHSQDANANPGSTFSASVNAGTQGFFRNSPSFSNYNPNTIAQSSLRSSISYSKTWAGTPFNMSVGLSHSQDIAQKTITIELPTVAFGMSSINPFDSKDRVGEQKWYQKITVSYNMTATNKVNNIPEAELFKSETLSKRLQNGFQHQIPVSLGLNVLKYFQFNSSVNYTERWYFQSINKRFERGSISNGDQLIVDTIPGFKRAGEYSLSTGLSTKLYGQINFKHGNLKAIRHVATPSISFGYRPDFSDPSFGYYKTAVSSASIPYPYTYQKYSIFDGAVYGGPSPGKQAGLNFSLDNTIEAKVKAKSTDTSGTDRKITILQGLSFSTFYNFAADSMKLSPITFSGHTAIFNQKLNISFQGSFNPYVTVVRDSIENNNIKRYSVPIDRYTWQDGKFPQLSNIGISMSGSFNSTKAAARGTPGVVNNTLQNITPTQADRLALVNSDPNAYVDFNVPWNINFNYSYSYSNSLNNISTSNTIQVSGDFNLTAKWKIQGSTNFDLKVMKVGSATSFSIYRDLHCWDLSVQWIPFGYLKSYNVTLKVKSTILQDLKLSKRNDYTNNGTFY